The following are encoded together in the Syngnathus scovelli strain Florida chromosome 12, RoL_Ssco_1.2, whole genome shotgun sequence genome:
- the mzt1 gene encoding mitotic-spindle organizing protein 1: MASASSANLNAVRETMDVLLEISRLLNTGLDMESLSICVRLCEQGINPEALSSVIKELRKASETLKAPENCTN, encoded by the exons ATGGCAAGTGCATCCAGTGCAAACCTGAATGCTGTCCGGGAGACTATGGACG TTTTACTTGAGATCTCCAGGCTGCTCAACACTGGCCTGGATATGGAGTCACTCTCCATCTGCGTGAGATTGTGTGAGCAGGGCATCAATCCAGAAGCTTTGTCTTCGGTCATCAAGGAGCTGAGGAAAGCCTCAGAGACCCTCAAG GCTCCTGAAAACTGCACAAACTAA
- the bora gene encoding protein aurora borealis isoform X1 has protein sequence MSDHPEPQITPETPGRPSVRNPFDSPNDYHDLHKPLVPSPSVFKLSQAAPSGFNWSIEDMASLLPVHIDQEEIQRQSFYLSQTRMDSDIEEKRQKAIEQFFTKETIVPSPWSTSDSRRTPHMSKTWSLSPMIEEQEKKSVACQTSLSLPVAFDLERLLGDYYRNEEAASDGSPESLSQSSLRRKLFLDGQTSYSGSDSSNPPSPERSHSRQERPLIHGEDFVGQAAMFSSPLSCGVAAPTPSTGQFSSSPIQTSCLRDCSSFSPLFPDRSSPADMASPSVSPINAHALRTPTGPAEWKRPSSLTPHGLPLDANVPSLTMSPDVEGCSPIRSCSHQRHPRANHRPRFRTCTTPPPIAAILNPKLPDVQEAEDLPCELSMDSDGVSPLARVSLGFMDTVKMENEQDSRIEGKLEDEEGDEDLSRRLTSSRMGNVSATESSQMCFSLLTERSSIRFDSSMQVDSGYQTTSTATGSLIDGLGSDYQGKESFAAYLNEDTSHLTKTSNVKSFSTFLLETSKEALAYQWIRRRRLQFYYVLIQSGRLDVFEETF, from the exons ATGTCGGACCACCCGGAGCCCCAGATCACCCCAGAAACACCAGGGAGACCCTCAGTAAGAAATCCATTTGATAGTCCCAATGACTACCACGACCTCCACAAGCCCCTCGTTCCCAGTCCATCTGTTTTCAAGTTATCACAAGCT GCTCCCTCTGGGTTCAATTGGTCAATCGAGGATATGGCCAGTCTTCTTCCAGTGCACATAGATCAAGAGGAGATCCAGCGGCAGTCATTTTACCTCAGTCAGACAAG GATGGACTCCGACATTGAAGAAAAGCGTCAGAAAGCTATTGAGCAG TTTTTTACCAAGGAAACAATTGTGCCTTCGCCATGGTCTACATCAGACTCCCGAAGAACCCCTCACATGTCAAAGACCT GGTCTCTCTCTCCGATGATAGaggagcaagaaaaaaaatcag TGGCCTGTCAGACGAGCCTCTCGTTACCGGTGGCCTTTGATTTGGAGAGACTTCTAG GAGACTATTACCGCAACGAGGAAGCTGCGAGCGACGGCTCTCCGGAGAGCCTCAGCCAATCATCTTTGAGACGCAAACTTTTCCTGGATGGCCAAACCAGCTACAGTGGCTCCGACAGCTCCAATCCACCGAGCCCGGAGAGAAGTCATTCTCGGCAAGAGAGGCCCTTGATCCATGGGGAAGATTTTGTGGGACAAGCTGCCATGTTTTCCTCCCCTTTATCGTGCGGTGTGGCCGCTCCAACGCCGTCCACA GGCCAGTTCTCATCAAGTCCCATCCAAACTAGCTGCTTGAGGGACTGCAGCAGCTTCAGCCCGCTCTTCCCCGATCGTTCATCGCCCGCCGACATGGCGTCTCCTTCCGTTTCACCCATCAATGCTCATGCCCTGCGCACACCCACAGGCCCAG ctgagtggaagcgaCCAAGCAGTTTGACTCCCCACGGCCTCCCCTTGGACGCGAACGTCCCCTCACTCACCATGAGTCCAGACGTGGAGGGCTGCTCTCCCATCCGCAGCTGCTCTCACCAGCGTCACCCTCGGGCCAATCACAGGCCCCGATTCCGTACCTGCACCACCCCGCCTCCCATCGCCGCGATCCTCAACCCCAAGCTTCCAGACGTCCAGGAGGCGGAGGACCTGCCATGCGAACTCTCGATGGATTCTGATGGAGTTTCCCCTCTGGCTCGAGTGAGCTTGGGCTTTATGGACacggtgaagatggagaacgAGCAAGATTCAAGGATAGAGGGGAAACTAGAAGATGAGGAGGGAGACGAGGACCTCTCCAGACGCCTGACCAGCTCTCGAATGGGCAATGTGTCGGCCACGGAAAGCTCTCAGATGTGTTTCTCTCTTTTGACAGAACGCAGCAGCATACGCTTTGATTCCAGTATGCAG GTGGACAGCGGGTATCAAACGACCTCAACAGCAACGGGCAGTCTGATTGACGGCCTCGGCTCGGACTATCAGGGCAAAGAGTCCTTCGCCGCTTACCTCAACGAAGACACCTCGCATCTCACCAAAACTTCAAATGTCAAG TCATTCTCCACATTTTTATTGGAGACATCAAAAGAGGCGCTGGCATATCAATGGATAAGAAGAAGGAGGCTGCAATTTTATTACGTGCTGATACAATCAGGAAGACTGGATGTTTTTGAGGAAACTTTTTAG
- the bora gene encoding protein aurora borealis isoform X2, with product MSDHPEPQITPETPGRPSVRNPFDSPNDYHDLHKPLVPSPSVFKLSQAAPSGFNWSIEDMASLLPVHIDQEEIQRQSFYLSQTRMDSDIEEKRQKAIEQFFTKETIVPSPWSTSDSRRTPHMSKTWSLSPMIEEQEKKSVACQTSLSLPVAFDLERLLGDYYRNEEAASDGSPESLSQSSLRRKLFLDGQTSYSGSDSSNPPSPERSHSRQERPLIHGEDFVGQAAMFSSPLSCGVAAPTPSTGQFSSSPIQTSCLRDCSSFSPLFPDRSSPADMASPSVSPINAHALRTPTGPAEWKRPSSLTPHGLPLDANVPSLTMSPDVEGCSPIRSCSHQRHPRANHRPRFRTCTTPPPIAAILNPKLPDVQEAEDLPCELSMDSDGVSPLARVSLGFMDTVKMENEQDSRIEGKLEDEEGDEDLSRRLTSSRMGNVSATESSQMCFSLLTERSSIRFDSSMQVDSGYQTTSTATGSLIDGLGSDYQGKESFAAYLNEDTSHLTKTSNVKVWYPHH from the exons ATGTCGGACCACCCGGAGCCCCAGATCACCCCAGAAACACCAGGGAGACCCTCAGTAAGAAATCCATTTGATAGTCCCAATGACTACCACGACCTCCACAAGCCCCTCGTTCCCAGTCCATCTGTTTTCAAGTTATCACAAGCT GCTCCCTCTGGGTTCAATTGGTCAATCGAGGATATGGCCAGTCTTCTTCCAGTGCACATAGATCAAGAGGAGATCCAGCGGCAGTCATTTTACCTCAGTCAGACAAG GATGGACTCCGACATTGAAGAAAAGCGTCAGAAAGCTATTGAGCAG TTTTTTACCAAGGAAACAATTGTGCCTTCGCCATGGTCTACATCAGACTCCCGAAGAACCCCTCACATGTCAAAGACCT GGTCTCTCTCTCCGATGATAGaggagcaagaaaaaaaatcag TGGCCTGTCAGACGAGCCTCTCGTTACCGGTGGCCTTTGATTTGGAGAGACTTCTAG GAGACTATTACCGCAACGAGGAAGCTGCGAGCGACGGCTCTCCGGAGAGCCTCAGCCAATCATCTTTGAGACGCAAACTTTTCCTGGATGGCCAAACCAGCTACAGTGGCTCCGACAGCTCCAATCCACCGAGCCCGGAGAGAAGTCATTCTCGGCAAGAGAGGCCCTTGATCCATGGGGAAGATTTTGTGGGACAAGCTGCCATGTTTTCCTCCCCTTTATCGTGCGGTGTGGCCGCTCCAACGCCGTCCACA GGCCAGTTCTCATCAAGTCCCATCCAAACTAGCTGCTTGAGGGACTGCAGCAGCTTCAGCCCGCTCTTCCCCGATCGTTCATCGCCCGCCGACATGGCGTCTCCTTCCGTTTCACCCATCAATGCTCATGCCCTGCGCACACCCACAGGCCCAG ctgagtggaagcgaCCAAGCAGTTTGACTCCCCACGGCCTCCCCTTGGACGCGAACGTCCCCTCACTCACCATGAGTCCAGACGTGGAGGGCTGCTCTCCCATCCGCAGCTGCTCTCACCAGCGTCACCCTCGGGCCAATCACAGGCCCCGATTCCGTACCTGCACCACCCCGCCTCCCATCGCCGCGATCCTCAACCCCAAGCTTCCAGACGTCCAGGAGGCGGAGGACCTGCCATGCGAACTCTCGATGGATTCTGATGGAGTTTCCCCTCTGGCTCGAGTGAGCTTGGGCTTTATGGACacggtgaagatggagaacgAGCAAGATTCAAGGATAGAGGGGAAACTAGAAGATGAGGAGGGAGACGAGGACCTCTCCAGACGCCTGACCAGCTCTCGAATGGGCAATGTGTCGGCCACGGAAAGCTCTCAGATGTGTTTCTCTCTTTTGACAGAACGCAGCAGCATACGCTTTGATTCCAGTATGCAG GTGGACAGCGGGTATCAAACGACCTCAACAGCAACGGGCAGTCTGATTGACGGCCTCGGCTCGGACTATCAGGGCAAAGAGTCCTTCGCCGCTTACCTCAACGAAGACACCTCGCATCTCACCAAAACTTCAAATGTCAAG GTGTGGTATCCTCATCACTGA
- the dis3 gene encoding exosome complex exonuclease RRP44 yields the protein MLKSKTFVKKTRAGRVMKIVREHYLRDDIWCGSEACDQCRQDSTVLQREACIESNLCTFSHYLIPDTNVVLHQIDILEDPVICNVVILQTVLQEVRHRSAPIYKRLKDLIHEEERHFYTFTNEHHRETFIEREPGESANDRNDRAIRVAAKWYTEHLAKPDEPKVVLLTNDVANKQKAQESGLLVYKFEEYVKGLIANPELVDRLALSNDEKSDITGSRVLFPEHFPLSRIQAGIKSGAFHQGTFKASRDNYLEAKVFIQNNEEDGTEVLIQGLQNLNRAVHLDVVAVQLLPRSQWVAPSSIMLQDVGLAKDDTNEEEEEEDALKSPKGDVGRKPTGKIVGIIKRNWRPFCGMLNVSQIKESTRHLFTPADRCIPRIRIETRQASTLAGQRIMVAIDGWPKDSRYPNGHFVRTLGIAGEKDTEEAVLLLEHDIPHQAFSQAVLSFLPKMPWSIKPEDMVGREDLRNLNVCSVDPPGCTDIDDALHYIELGNGNFEVGVHIADVSHFIRPCNALDKEAANRGTTVYLCGKRIDMVPELLSSNLCSLRSNVDRLAFSSIWEMNQEAEILKTRFTKSVINSKASLTYAEAQMRIDDTGKNDNITKSLRGLNKLAKILKKRRIEKGALTLSNVEVRFHMDSETHDPVELQTKELKETNYMVEEFMLLANISVAQKIYDEFAECALLRKHPAPPPSNYDILMKAAKSQNVLLRTDSAKTLADSLEAAKVDGFGYFNTLLRILATRCMMQAIYFCSGMDSDFHHYGLATPIYTHFTSPIRRYADIIVHRLLAVAIGADSTYPDLTDKHKLSALCNNLNYRHKMSQYAQRASVAFHTQLFFKTRGILSEEGFVLFVRKNAIIVLIPKFGLEGTVFFDGKDKCGLNLVFDEEFPSLTVEQHTFRIFDRVKVTISLDDSNIQHQKIRMALIEPVIPGVSVSATDVGTPNKKPKLDR from the exons ATGTTGAAGTCTAAAACCTTCGTTAAGAAAACGCGGGCCGGTCGGGTGATGAAAATAGTCCGCGAGCATTATTTGCGAGACGACATTTGGTGTGGAAGTGAGGCGTGCGATCAATGCCGTCAGGATTCCACGGTTCTGCAGAGAGAAGCGTGCATCGAGAGCAACTTGTGCACGTTTTCGCATTACCTCATCCCCGACACCAATGTGGTGTTACATCAG ATTGATATTTTGGAGGACCCCGTGATTTGCAACGTGGTGATTCTTCAAACCGTTCTCCAAGAAGTACGCCACCGCAGCGCGCCAATCTACAAACGCCTCAAGGATCTCATCCATGAAGAGGAAAGACACTTCTACACATTTACCAATGAGCACCACAG AGAGACATTTATCGAACGCGAACCGGGAGAGAGCGCCAACGACCGGAACGATCGAGCTATTCGTGTGGCGGCCAAGTGGTACACCGAGCACTTGGCAAAGCCAGATGAGCCCAAGGTGGTGCTCCTAACCAATGATGTCGCTAATAAGCAAAAGGCACAAGAGAGCGGTCTTTTGGTGTACAAat TTGAGGAGTACGTCAAAGGCCTGATAGCAAACCCCGAGCTTGTGGATCGCTTGGCGTTGTCAAATGATGAAAAG AGCGACATCACCGGCAGTAGGGTGTTATTCCCCGAGCATTTCCCGCTGTCCAGGATCCAAGCTGGCATCAAAAGTGGCGCCTTCCACCAGGGAACCTTCAAGGCCAGCAGGGATAACTACCTTGAGGCCAAAGTTTTTATCCAAAACAACGAGGAAGACGGCACAGAG GTTCTCATCCAGGGCCTTCAGAACCTCAACAGAGCTGTGCACCTAGATGTGGTGGCTGTGCAGCTGTTGCCGCGCAGTCAGTGGGTGGCGCCGTCTTCCATCATGCTGCAAGACGTGGGCTTGGCCAAAGATGACACCaacgaagaagaggaagaggaggatgct TTGAAAAGTCCCAAAGGGGATGTTGGTAGAAAGCCCACCGGCAAGATCGTGGGGATCATCAAGAGGAACTGGAGGCCCTTCTGCGGCATGCTCAATGTCTCCCAAATCAAAGAG TCGACACGGCACCTTTTCACGCCGGCCGACCGCTGCATTCCACGCATCCGCATCGAAACCCGCCAAGCGTCCACATTAGCAGGCCAGAGAATTATGGTGGCCATCGACGGCTGGCCCAAAGACTCCAGATATCCCAAC GGCCATTTTGTCCGCACTTTGGGCATAGCGGGGGAAAAAGACACAGAAGAGGCAGTCCTGCTATTGGAACACGACATTCCCCATCAGGCTTTCTCTCAGGCTGTGCTCAGTTTTCTTCCCAAAATGCCATGGAGCATCAAACCGGAG GACATGGTGGGCAGGGAGGACCTGAGGAATCTGAACGTGTGCAGTGTGGATCCTCCCGGATGCACGGACATTGACGACGCGCTGCACTATATAGAGCTGGGCAACGGCAACTTTGAG GTGGGAGTCCACATCGCCGACGTCAGTCATTTCATCAGACCCTGTAACGCTCTGGACAAAGAGGCCGCCAACCGAGGCACGACGGTTTACCTCTGTGGGAAG AGGATCGACATGGTTCCGGAGCTGCTGAGCTCCAATCTGTGTTCGCTACGTTCCAACGTGGATAG GTTGGCTTTCTCGTCTATCTGGGAGATGAATCAAGAGGCTGAAATTCTGAAAACACGCTTCACGAAAAGTGTCATCAACTCCAAG GCATCTTTGACCTACGCGGAGGCCCAGATGAGAATAGACGATACGGGCAAAAATGACAATATCACCAAAAGTCTGCGAGGCCTCAACAAGCTCGCCAAGATCCTCAAGAAGCGCAGAATCGAGAAAGG GGCACTGACGCTGTCCAACGTGGAGGTCCGCTTTCACATGGACAGCGAAACCCACGACCCCGTCGAGCTTCAGACCAAAGAGCTCAA GGAGACCAACTACATGGTGGAGGAGTTCATGTTGCTGGCCAACATTTCAGTCGCCCAAAAGATCTACGACGAATTTGCTGAGTGCGCCTTGCTGAGGAAACATCCGGCACCTCCGCCCTCCAACTATGACATTCTCATGAAAGCAGCAAAGTCCCAG AATGTGCTGCTCCGTACGGATTCGGCGAAGACGCTGGCCGACTCGCTGGAAGCGGCCAAAGTGGACGGCTTTGGGTACTTCAACACGTTGCTGCGCATCCTGGCCACTCGCTGCATGATGCAGGCCATCTATTTCTGCTCGGGCATGGACAGCGACTTCCACCACTATGGTCTGGCCACGCCTATTTACACGCACTTCACGTCGCCCATTAGAAG GTACGCTGACATCATCGTGCACCGCCTTCTAGCCGTGGCAATCGGAGCAGATAGCACCTACCCAGATCTGACGGACAAACACAAACTATCGGCGCTGTGCAACAACCTCAACTACAGACACAAAATGTCCCAGTATGCTCAGAGGGCGTCTGTGGCCTTCCACACGCAG CTGTTCTTTAAGACCCGAGGAATCCTGAGCGAGGAAGGATTTGTCCTATTCGTGAGGAAGAACGCCATCATCGTCCTTATCCCAAAGTTTGGGCTGGAGGGGACGGTCTTCTTCGACGGGAAGGACAAGTGTGGCCTCAACCTCGTATTTGATGAGGAG TTTCCGTCTCTGACCGTGGAGCAGCACACCTTCCGTATATTTGACCGGGTGAAGGTCACCATCAGCCTGGATGACTCCAATATTCAGCACCAGAAGATACGCATGGCCTTGATTGAGCCTGTG ATTCCGGGTGTGAGTGTTTCAGCCACGGATGTTGGAACGCCAAACAAGAAGCCCAAATTGGACCGTTGA